From the Prunus dulcis chromosome 4, ALMONDv2, whole genome shotgun sequence genome, one window contains:
- the LOC117624873 gene encoding protein PLASTID TRANSCRIPTIONALLY ACTIVE 14 isoform X1 yields MASSSLPLHHPSHCLISNRQQLKGSNYGWSPLPRYTVPTKDAVKGIRIQPIKAKAATEAPPFSLFQPPEAEGSTSELEPADPDFYKIGYVRSMRAYGIEFKEGPDGFGVYASKDVEPLRRARVIMEIPLELMLTVSQKLPWMFFPDIVPVGHPIFDIINSTDPETDWDLRLACLLLYAFDREDNFWQLYGDFLPSADECPSLLLASEEELSELQNPNLASTMREQQRRALKFWEKNWHSGVPLKIKRLARDPERFIWALSMAQSRCIGMQMRIGALVQDANMLIPYADMLNHSFEPNCFFHWRFKDRMLEVMINAGKRIKKGDEMTVNYMSGQQNDMLMQRYGFSSPVNPWDVIQFSGNARIHLDSFLSVFNISGLPEEYYHNTGRLSNDGDTFVDGAIIAAARTLPTWSDGDVPPIPSMERKSVKELQEECRQMLAAYPTNSKQDQKILDSMSDASRTLEAAIKYRLHRKLFVEKVMQALDIYQERMLF; encoded by the exons ATggcctcttcttctcttcctctgcATCACCCCTCCCATTGCCTCATCTCCAATCGTCAG CAGTTGAAAGGTTCCAACTATGGATGGTCACCACTACCCAGATATACTGTCCCTACTAAAGACGCAGTAAAAGGCATTCGAATTCAACCCATTAAAGCAAAAGCAGCCACCGAAGCTCCTCCGTTCTCTTTGTTTCAGCCTCCTGAAGCTGAAGGGTCTACCTCTGAG TTGGAGCCAGCGGACCCTGATTTCTACAAGATAGGGTATGTTAGAAGTATGAGAGCTTATGGAATTGAATTTAAAGAAGGGCCAGATGGGTTTGGAGTTTATGCTTCCAAGGATGTTGAACCACTTCGCCGGGCTAGA GTAATAATGGAAATTCCACTAGAACTGATGTTAACCGTAAGCCAAAAGCTCCCATGGATGTTTTTTCCAGATATAGTACCAGTGGGTCATCCAATATTTGATATCATTAACTCAACTGATCCAGAG ACAGATTGGGATCTGAGGTTAGCATGCCTTCTTTTGTACGCATTTGATCGGGAAGATAACTTTTGGCAGTTGTATGGTGATTTTTTACCCAGTGCAGATGAGTGCCCCAGCTTGCTTCTAGCTAGTGAG GAGGAGCTTTCAGAACTGCAGAATCCCAATCTTGCTTCAACTATGAGAGAACAGCAACGTCGAgccttgaaattttgggaaaaaaattgg CACTCTGGTGTACCACTAAAAATTAAACGCCTTGCTCGTGATCCTGAGAGATTCATTTGGGCATTGAGTATGGCACAATCACGATGCATTGGCATGCAAATGAGAATTGGTGCACTTGTTCAAGATGCAAACATGCTAATTCCATATGCAG ATATGCTAAACCATTCCTTTGAGCCAAATTGTTTTTTCCATTGGCGTTTTAAGGATCGCATGCTTGAAGTGATGATAAATGCTGGAAAACGGATTAAGAAAGGTGACGAG ATGACTGTCAATTACATGAGTGGACAACAGAATGACATGTTGATGCAAAGATATGGTTTCTCTTCACCTGTG AATCCTTGGGATGTGATTCAGTTCTCCGGAAATGCACGTATTCATTTGGATTCCTTCTTGTCAGTATTCAATATATCTGGACTTCCTGAAGAGTACTATCATAACA CAGGTCGCCTGTCTAATGATGGAGATACTTTTGTTGATGGAGCAATCATAGCAGCGGCAAGAACATTGCCCACTTGGTCAGATGGGGATGTGCCTCCAATCCCAAGCATGGAAAGAAAATCTGTAAAGGAGTTACAGGAAGAATGCCGACAGATGCTTGCAGCGTATCCTACTAACTCTAAGCAAGACCAAAAAATTCTAG
- the LOC117624873 gene encoding protein PLASTID TRANSCRIPTIONALLY ACTIVE 14 isoform X3, with protein MASSSLPLHHPSHCLISNRQQLKGSNYGWSPLPRYTVPTKDAVKGIRIQPIKAKAATEAPPFSLFQPPEAEGSTSELEPADPDFYKIGYVRSMRAYGIEFKEGPDGFGVYASKDVEPLRRARVIMEIPLELMLTVSQKLPWMFFPDIVPVGHPIFDIINSTDPETDWDLRLACLLLYAFDREDNFWQLYGDFLPSADECPSLLLASEEELSELQNPNLASTMREQQRRALKFWEKNWHSGVPLKIKRLARDPERFIWALSMAQSRCIGMQMRIGALVQDANMLIPYADMLNHSFEPNCFFHWRFKDRMLEVMINAGKRIKKGDEMTVNYMSGQQNDMLMQRYGFSSPVNPWDVIQFSGNARIHLDSFLSVFNISGLPEEYYHNSRLSNDGDTFVDGAIIAAARTLPTWSDGDVPPIPSMERKSVKELQEECRQMLAAYPTNSKQDQKILDSMSDASRTLEAAIKYRLHRKLFVEKVMQALDIYQERMLF; from the exons ATggcctcttcttctcttcctctgcATCACCCCTCCCATTGCCTCATCTCCAATCGTCAG CAGTTGAAAGGTTCCAACTATGGATGGTCACCACTACCCAGATATACTGTCCCTACTAAAGACGCAGTAAAAGGCATTCGAATTCAACCCATTAAAGCAAAAGCAGCCACCGAAGCTCCTCCGTTCTCTTTGTTTCAGCCTCCTGAAGCTGAAGGGTCTACCTCTGAG TTGGAGCCAGCGGACCCTGATTTCTACAAGATAGGGTATGTTAGAAGTATGAGAGCTTATGGAATTGAATTTAAAGAAGGGCCAGATGGGTTTGGAGTTTATGCTTCCAAGGATGTTGAACCACTTCGCCGGGCTAGA GTAATAATGGAAATTCCACTAGAACTGATGTTAACCGTAAGCCAAAAGCTCCCATGGATGTTTTTTCCAGATATAGTACCAGTGGGTCATCCAATATTTGATATCATTAACTCAACTGATCCAGAG ACAGATTGGGATCTGAGGTTAGCATGCCTTCTTTTGTACGCATTTGATCGGGAAGATAACTTTTGGCAGTTGTATGGTGATTTTTTACCCAGTGCAGATGAGTGCCCCAGCTTGCTTCTAGCTAGTGAG GAGGAGCTTTCAGAACTGCAGAATCCCAATCTTGCTTCAACTATGAGAGAACAGCAACGTCGAgccttgaaattttgggaaaaaaattgg CACTCTGGTGTACCACTAAAAATTAAACGCCTTGCTCGTGATCCTGAGAGATTCATTTGGGCATTGAGTATGGCACAATCACGATGCATTGGCATGCAAATGAGAATTGGTGCACTTGTTCAAGATGCAAACATGCTAATTCCATATGCAG ATATGCTAAACCATTCCTTTGAGCCAAATTGTTTTTTCCATTGGCGTTTTAAGGATCGCATGCTTGAAGTGATGATAAATGCTGGAAAACGGATTAAGAAAGGTGACGAG ATGACTGTCAATTACATGAGTGGACAACAGAATGACATGTTGATGCAAAGATATGGTTTCTCTTCACCTGTG AATCCTTGGGATGTGATTCAGTTCTCCGGAAATGCACGTATTCATTTGGATTCCTTCTTGTCAGTATTCAATATATCTGGACTTCCTGAAGAGTACTATCATAACA GTCGCCTGTCTAATGATGGAGATACTTTTGTTGATGGAGCAATCATAGCAGCGGCAAGAACATTGCCCACTTGGTCAGATGGGGATGTGCCTCCAATCCCAAGCATGGAAAGAAAATCTGTAAAGGAGTTACAGGAAGAATGCCGACAGATGCTTGCAGCGTATCCTACTAACTCTAAGCAAGACCAAAAAATTCTAG
- the LOC117624873 gene encoding protein PLASTID TRANSCRIPTIONALLY ACTIVE 14 isoform X2: MASSSLPLHHPSHCLISNRQLKGSNYGWSPLPRYTVPTKDAVKGIRIQPIKAKAATEAPPFSLFQPPEAEGSTSELEPADPDFYKIGYVRSMRAYGIEFKEGPDGFGVYASKDVEPLRRARVIMEIPLELMLTVSQKLPWMFFPDIVPVGHPIFDIINSTDPETDWDLRLACLLLYAFDREDNFWQLYGDFLPSADECPSLLLASEEELSELQNPNLASTMREQQRRALKFWEKNWHSGVPLKIKRLARDPERFIWALSMAQSRCIGMQMRIGALVQDANMLIPYADMLNHSFEPNCFFHWRFKDRMLEVMINAGKRIKKGDEMTVNYMSGQQNDMLMQRYGFSSPVNPWDVIQFSGNARIHLDSFLSVFNISGLPEEYYHNTGRLSNDGDTFVDGAIIAAARTLPTWSDGDVPPIPSMERKSVKELQEECRQMLAAYPTNSKQDQKILDSMSDASRTLEAAIKYRLHRKLFVEKVMQALDIYQERMLF; encoded by the exons ATggcctcttcttctcttcctctgcATCACCCCTCCCATTGCCTCATCTCCAATCGTCAG TTGAAAGGTTCCAACTATGGATGGTCACCACTACCCAGATATACTGTCCCTACTAAAGACGCAGTAAAAGGCATTCGAATTCAACCCATTAAAGCAAAAGCAGCCACCGAAGCTCCTCCGTTCTCTTTGTTTCAGCCTCCTGAAGCTGAAGGGTCTACCTCTGAG TTGGAGCCAGCGGACCCTGATTTCTACAAGATAGGGTATGTTAGAAGTATGAGAGCTTATGGAATTGAATTTAAAGAAGGGCCAGATGGGTTTGGAGTTTATGCTTCCAAGGATGTTGAACCACTTCGCCGGGCTAGA GTAATAATGGAAATTCCACTAGAACTGATGTTAACCGTAAGCCAAAAGCTCCCATGGATGTTTTTTCCAGATATAGTACCAGTGGGTCATCCAATATTTGATATCATTAACTCAACTGATCCAGAG ACAGATTGGGATCTGAGGTTAGCATGCCTTCTTTTGTACGCATTTGATCGGGAAGATAACTTTTGGCAGTTGTATGGTGATTTTTTACCCAGTGCAGATGAGTGCCCCAGCTTGCTTCTAGCTAGTGAG GAGGAGCTTTCAGAACTGCAGAATCCCAATCTTGCTTCAACTATGAGAGAACAGCAACGTCGAgccttgaaattttgggaaaaaaattgg CACTCTGGTGTACCACTAAAAATTAAACGCCTTGCTCGTGATCCTGAGAGATTCATTTGGGCATTGAGTATGGCACAATCACGATGCATTGGCATGCAAATGAGAATTGGTGCACTTGTTCAAGATGCAAACATGCTAATTCCATATGCAG ATATGCTAAACCATTCCTTTGAGCCAAATTGTTTTTTCCATTGGCGTTTTAAGGATCGCATGCTTGAAGTGATGATAAATGCTGGAAAACGGATTAAGAAAGGTGACGAG ATGACTGTCAATTACATGAGTGGACAACAGAATGACATGTTGATGCAAAGATATGGTTTCTCTTCACCTGTG AATCCTTGGGATGTGATTCAGTTCTCCGGAAATGCACGTATTCATTTGGATTCCTTCTTGTCAGTATTCAATATATCTGGACTTCCTGAAGAGTACTATCATAACA CAGGTCGCCTGTCTAATGATGGAGATACTTTTGTTGATGGAGCAATCATAGCAGCGGCAAGAACATTGCCCACTTGGTCAGATGGGGATGTGCCTCCAATCCCAAGCATGGAAAGAAAATCTGTAAAGGAGTTACAGGAAGAATGCCGACAGATGCTTGCAGCGTATCCTACTAACTCTAAGCAAGACCAAAAAATTCTAG